The [Clostridium] colinum genome includes the window TAGATAAAGAAAATAAAACTATTTTAGTAACAGATGAAAAAATGGGCGATGTAGTTTTAAATTTAAATGATGATGTAAAAATTGAATATAAAAATGGTCAAGATTTACACGCTTATAACTGGTTAAAAGAAGGACAAAAATTAGAAATAGAATATAGCCCTATTATGACAAGAAGCCTTCCACCAATTAACAATCCTATTAAAATTACAGTTTTAAACTAATTATAAATATAAAATAAAGACTTTTAAAGTGTATCTTAAATATTTTAGGTTTAAGATACATTTTATTAGTCTTTTTTATTAGCTACTATTAGCACTTTATGTTATTTTATATATTGACAAAATAGTTGGTTTATTACATACTAATTATATTATAAATATATAAATTAAGGTGATAAAATGAAAAAAACATTAGCTATTATAGGTGGTGGTGCTGTTGGTCTTTCATCTGCTATACACGCTCACAATTTATCAAAAGATAATATAAACATAATAATACTTGAAAAAATGGATAGAGTTGGCAAAAAAATATTAGCAACTGGTAATGGCCGCTGTAACTTTACAAATATTAATACAACATATAAAAATTTTTATGGTAAAGATAAACTTTTTACTAAATATTTTTTAGAACAGTTTTCACCTCAAGACACAATAGAGTTTTTTTATAGCTTAGGTGTTTTACACACAGTTTTAGAAAATGGAAAAGTTTATCCATATAGCGAACAAGCTTCTAGCATATTAGATGCTCTTAGAAATAAAATAGACAGTTTAAATATACCTATAAAAACAGAATTTGATGTAAAAGCAATAAATAAAAAAAAATCACAGTTTAAAATAGTATCTACAAAAAATGAAACTATTTTAGCAGATAAAATAATATTAGCAACAGGTGGAGTTGCTAGTCCAAACTTAGGTTCAAACGGCAGTGGCATAAAAATATTAAAATCTTTAGGTCATAGTTGTACAAGCCTTACGCCAGCTTTGGTACAGCTAAAAACTCCTCCAGAAAAAGTAAAATCATTAAAAGGTATAAAAATAACAGGTAATTTAAAAATGTATAATAATACTACATTTTTAAAAGAAGAATTTGGAGAGATACTTTTTACAGACTATGGTATATCTGGGCCACCTGTTTTTCAACTTTCCACCTTGTTTGCAAGATATAATAATTTAATAGCATATATAGATTTTATGCCAAATTTTTCACAAGAAAAAGTTTTTAAAATATTAAAAGATAGAAAAAATATATTAAGTTATACCAATATGGAAAATTACTTTAATGGTCTTTTAAACAAACGTTTAGGAAATATTATTGCTAAAAATAGTGGTATAGAAAAGTTATCTTTTTTAGTAAAAAATTTAACAGATGATATGCTTAAAAATATGGCTTATTTAATAAAAAACTATAAACTTCCAATTTTAGATACTAACGGGTTTAATAATGCTCAAGTAACTGCCGGAGGTATTAACACTGATGAATTTAACAATAAAACTTTAGAATCTAAAATAATAAAAGGATTATATTGTGCCGGTGAAATATTAGATGTTGTTGGAGATTGTGGTGGATTTAATCTCCAATGGGCTTGGTCCTCTTCCTATGTTTGTACAAAGGCTTGCGTAGAAGATATTAATTAGAAAGGAAAAAAAATGATAAGAATTTCAAAC containing:
- a CDS encoding BaiN/RdsA family NAD(P)/FAD-dependent oxidoreductase; translation: MKKTLAIIGGGAVGLSSAIHAHNLSKDNINIIILEKMDRVGKKILATGNGRCNFTNINTTYKNFYGKDKLFTKYFLEQFSPQDTIEFFYSLGVLHTVLENGKVYPYSEQASSILDALRNKIDSLNIPIKTEFDVKAINKKKSQFKIVSTKNETILADKIILATGGVASPNLGSNGSGIKILKSLGHSCTSLTPALVQLKTPPEKVKSLKGIKITGNLKMYNNTTFLKEEFGEILFTDYGISGPPVFQLSTLFARYNNLIAYIDFMPNFSQEKVFKILKDRKNILSYTNMENYFNGLLNKRLGNIIAKNSGIEKLSFLVKNLTDDMLKNMAYLIKNYKLPILDTNGFNNAQVTAGGINTDEFNNKTLESKIIKGLYCAGEILDVVGDCGGFNLQWAWSSSYVCTKACVEDIN